From the genome of Lotus japonicus ecotype B-129 chromosome 6, LjGifu_v1.2, one region includes:
- the LOC130723708 gene encoding uncharacterized protein LOC130723708 — protein sequence MATLASAVATLTRVSSSSSSSCYSRLISPHSLHHFSTKLLLSSKTLHQRHRFCCYNSSKGMSSSTDTTTDSDRVTAPYGSWKSPITADVVSGASKRLGGTAVDGSGRLIWLESRPNESGRAVLVLEPENPGGDPVDITPKEFGVRTLAQEYGGGAFTVSGDTVFFANYKDQRLYKQSITSLDVPPAPLTPDYGSPVVSYADGILDSRFNRFISVREDRRESSLNPPTTIVSIALGSKDVQEPEVLVGGSDFYAFPRLDAKSERIAWIQWNHPNMPWDKSELWVGYISENGEIYKRVCVAGCDPSLVESPTEPMWSPDGDLFFITDRGNGFWNLHKWIESENKVLPVYSLDAEFARPLWVFGMNSYDFVQSHKQRNLIACSYRQKGMSYLGIIEDVQGSKPTVLDIPFTDLDNITSGNDCLYVEGASAVLPSSVAKVTLDDDKSKAVEFRIIWSSSPDCLKYSSYISKPELIEFPTEVPGQNAYAYFYPPSNPMYQASHGEKPPLLLKSHGGPTAESHGILNLSIQYWTSRGWAFVDVNYGGSTGYGRDYRERLLGQWGIVDVNDCCSCAKYLVDSGKVDAERLCITGGSAGGYTTLAALAFKETFKAGASLYGVADVNMLTAETHKFESHYIDKLVGGEKNGSERSPINHVDKFSCPIILFQGLEDRVVLPEQARKIYQAVKEKGVPVALVEYEGEQHGFRKAENIKFTLEQQMVFFARLIGHFNVADDINPIKVDNFD from the exons ATGGCCACGTTAGCATCCGCTGTTGCCACTCTCACTCGTgtatcatcttcttcttcttcctcttgctaTTCCAGGTTGATCTCCCCTCACAGTTTACACCATTTCAGCACAAAGCTTCTTCTCTCCTCCAAAACCCTGCATCAACGACACCGTTTCTGCTGCTACAACTCCAGTAAGGGAATGTCTTCTTCAACAGACACCACCACCGACTCCGACAGAGTCACTGCTCCCTATGGTTCTTGGAAGTCACCCATCACCGCCGATGTTGTCTCCGGCGCTTCCAAGAGGCTCGGTGGCACCGCCGTCGATGGCAGCGGCCGCCTCATTTGGCTTGAATCTCGTCCAAACGAATCAGG AAGGGCAGTTCTTGTTCTTGAGCCGGAAAATCCGGGTGGTGACCCTGTGGATATTACTCCTAAGGAGTTTGGAGTGAGGACATTGGCTCAGGAGTATGGTGGTGGTGCTTTCACTGTTTCAGGGGATACTGTCTTTTTTGCAAACTACAAGGATCAGAGATTGTACAAGCAATCAATCACTTCTCTGG ATGTGCCTCCTGCACCTCTCACTCCAGATTATGGTAGCCCTGTAGTTAGCTATGCTGATGGAATATTGGATTCACGGTTTAACCGTTTTATTAGTGTAAGGGAAG ATCGTCGCGAGAGCAGTCTAAATCCACCTACAACAATTGTATCTATAGCACTTGGCAGCAAGGATGTTCAGG AACCAGAAGTACTAGTTGGCGGGAGTGACTTCTATGCTTTCCCACGTCTAGATGCTAAAAGTGAAAGAATAGCTTGGATACAATGGAATCACCCCAACATGCCATGGGATAAATCAGAACTTTGGGTTGGCTATATTTCAGAAAACGG AGAGATCTACAAGCGTGTCTGTGTTGCGGGGTGTGATCCTTCACTTGTGGAGTCTCCAACTGAGCCCATGTGGTCCCCCGATG GTGATCTTTTCTTCATCACAGATAGGGGAAATGGTTTTTGGAATCTCCATAAATGG ATTGAATCTGAGAATAAGGTCTTGCCGGTTTATTCTTTGGATGCTGAGTTTGCAAGGCCACTGTGGGTTTTCGGTATGAATTCTTATGATTTTGTTCAGAGCCATAAACAGAGAAACTTAATTGCTTGTAGCTACAG GCAGAAGGGGATGTCATATCTTGGAATTATTGAAGATGTGCAGGGCTCAAAACCAACTGTGCTTGACATCCCTTTCACCGATCTTGATAACATT ACTTCTGGTAATGATTGCCTATATGTGGAAGGAGCATCTGCAGTTCTTCCATCATCTGTGGCCAAG GTCACTTTAGATGATGATAAATCAAAAGCAGTTGAGTTCCGTATTATTTGGTCTTCCTCACCAGATTGTTTGAAGTATAGTTCATACATCAGTAAGCCAGAGTTGATTGAATTCCCAACTGAAGTTCCTGGTCAAAATGCGTATGCATACTTTTATCCCCCATCTAATCCTATGTACCAAGCCAGTCATGGAGAAAAGCCTCCATTATTATTGAAGAGCCATG GAGGACCAACTGCTGAATCACATGGAATTTTAAATTTGAGCATTCAGTACTGGACTAGTCGGGGTTGGGCATTCGTTGATGTTAATTATGGTGGAAGCACTG GTTATGGCAGGGACTACCGAGAACGGCTTTTGGGACAATGGGGAATAGTTGATGTCAATGACTGTTGTAGTTGTGCCAAATATTTG GTTGACAGTGGAAAGGTAGATGCAGAGCGGCTGTGTATAACAGGGGGCTCTGCCGGTGGGTATACCACCTTAGCCGCACTTGCTTTTAAGGAAACTTTTAAGGCTGGTGCTTCTTTGTATGGT GTAGCTGACGTGAACATGTTGACAGCAGAGACTCATAAGTTTGAATCCCATTACATTGATAAGTTAGTTG GAGGTGAGAAGAATGGCTCTGAAAGATCCCCGATCAATCACGTTGACAAATTTTCTTGTcccattattttatttcaaggATTGGAGGACAGG GTTGTGCTACCAGAACAAGCTCGCAAGATTTACCAGgctgtgaaggaaaaaggtgtGCCAGTTGCTCTTGTTGAGTATGAAGGAGAACAGCATGGTTTCCGAAAG GCTGAGAACATAAAGTTTACACTCGAACAACAAATGGTCTTCTTTGCAAGATTGATTGGCCACTTCAATGTTGCTGATGATATTAATCCCATCAAAGTTGACAATTTCGATTAA
- the LOC130723091 gene encoding uncharacterized protein LOC130723091 produces MKISSNSNLPPPPFPVGIAHNSLNPSPDSDLRPYRRTSRRKPRTPATRLRRSGASVGKRSRPETPLSKWKIHEDRERCGAGGDPIEEPDSRPCRKREPKQPVVVSARKLAAGLWRLQLPEVAAGDPGRRVGSKLQHEVGHVNHPFLSHQNGMMHGSAMKNPSQSPRFISGTMVCEPSLQLSNTAMEGATKWDPVCFKTSDEVQHFYSQMKFLDQKVSTVSAASALEAELEQARVQIQELETECHSSKKKLEHYLKKVSEERASWRTKEHEKIRAYIDDIKAELNRERKSRQRIEIVNSKLVNELADAKLFAKRYMKDYEKERKGRELIEEVCDELANEIGEDKAEVEALKRESMKLREEMEEERRMLQMAEVWREERVHMKLIDAKIALDEKYSQMNKLVADLETFVKSTDVNSNAKEMREAQSLQQAAAAVNIQDIKGFSYEPPNPDDIFAIFEDVNSGEPNEREIESCIAYSPASQASNIHMVSPEANLIRKANLQRHSDVFMDDNGEVEDESGWETVSHVEDQGSSCSPEGSTLSMTKNSRVSNISGRSVLEWEENACEATPLTEISEVCSVPSKQSKKVSSITRLWRSGQANGDSYKIISMDGMNGRLSNGRVSNGGIVSPDWGPGKGGLSPQDILCQLSSPESGNLHNRGKKGCIPRTAQKNSLKARLLEARMETQKFQLRHVLKQKI; encoded by the exons ATGAAGATCTCCAGCAACTCTAACTTACCACCGCCGCCATTCCCGGTGGGCATTGCTCACAACTCCCTGAACCCCTCGCCGGACTCGGATCTTCGACCGTACCGGAGAACATCCCGCCGGAAGCCCAGGACGCCGGCTACACGGTTGAGGAGAAGCGGGGCATCGGTAGGCAAACGGAGCAGGCCCGAAACCCCTTTGTCGAAGTGGAAGATCCATGAAGATAGAGAGAGGTGTGGCGCCGGCGGCGATCCGATCGAGGAGCCTGACAGTAGACCATGCCGGAAAAGGGAGCCGAAACAGCCGGTTGTTGTCTCGGCGAGGAAGCTCGCAGCTGGTCTGTGGCGGCTTCAGCTGCCGGAGGTTGCGGCGGGTGATCCTGGAAGACGAGTTGGTTCGAAGCTTCAG CATGAAGTTGGGCATGTAAACCATCCCTTTCTCAGTCATCAAAATGGCATGATGCATGGTTCCGCTATGAAGAATCCATCACAAAGTCCTCGTTTCATTTCTGGGACAATGGTTTGTGAG CCTTCTTTACAGCTTTCTAATACGGCAATGGAAGGGGCAACGAAGTGGGATCCTGTTTGCTTTAAAACATCAGATGAGGTGCAGCATTTCTACAGCCAGATGAAATTCCTTGATCAAAAGGTCAGCACTGTTTCTGCTGCGTCTGCTCTTGAAGCTGAACTGGAGCAGGCTCGTGTACAGATTCAGGAGCTCGAGACTGAATGCCACTCCTCCAAAAAGAAACTCGAGCATTACTTGAAGAAAGTAAGTGAGGAAAGGGCCTCATGGAGAACCAAAGAGCATGAGAAAATCCGTGCTTACATTGATGACATTAAAGCAGAGTTGAATCGAGAAAGGAAGAGCCGCCAGAGGATTGAAATTGTCAACTCCAAGTTAGTTAATGAGTTAGCAGATGCTAAGTTATTTGCAAAGCGCTACATGAAAGATTATGAGAAGGAAAGGAAGGGCAGAGAATTGATTGAGGAAGTTTGTGATGAGCTTGCTAATGAAATTGGAGAAGACAAAGCTGAAGTTGAAGCATTGAAGAGGGAATCTATGAAACTTAGGGAAGAAATGGAAGAGGAGAGAAGGATGTTACAGATGGCTGAAGTATGGCGTGAAGAACGTGTTCATATGAAGTTGATAGATGCAAAAATTGCTCTTGATGAGAAGTATTCACAGATGAATAAACTTGTAGCAGATTTGGAAACCTTTGTCAAGTCAACAGATGTGAACTCAAATGCAAAGGAGATGAGAGAGGCACAGTCACTTCAGCAGGCTGCAGCTGCTGTGAACATTCAAGACATCAAGGGATTTTCATACGAGCCACCCAATCCAGATGATATTTTTGCCATCTTTGAAGATGTAAATTCCGGTGAACCAAACGAGAGGGAGATTGAATCATGCATTGCTTACTCCCCAGCAAGTCAAGCCTCAAATATTCATATGGTTAGTCCTGAAGCCAACTTGATACGTAAGGCTAACTTGCAGAGACATTCTGATGTATTTATGGATGATAATGGTGAAGTAGAAGATGAAAGTGGATGGGAAACTGTAAGCCATGTCGAGGATCAAGGATCAAGTTGTTCACCAGAAGGGAGTACCCTTTCCATGACTAAGAATAGCCGGGTAAGTAACATTTCAGGGAGGAGTGTGCTTGAGTGGGAAGAAAATGCATGTGAAGCTACACCTCTAACTGAAATTAGTGAAGTCTGTTCTGTACCGTCTAAGCAATCAAAGAAGGTATCATCCATAACAAGGCTTTGGAGGTCTGGCCAAGCCAATGGGGATAGTTACAAGATAATCTCCATGGACGGAATGAATGGGAGGCTTTCAAATGGAAGGGTATCTAATGGGGGCATCGTGTCTCCTGACTGGGGACCTGGTAAGGGTGGACTAAGCCCCCAAGACATTTTATGCCAGTTGAGTTCTCCGGAGTCGGGAAATCTGCATAATCGAGGCAAGAAAGGATGCATTCCTCGCACTGCACAGAAGAATAGTTTGAAAGCCAGACTTTTGGAGGCTAGGATGGAAACCCAGAAGTTTCAGTTGCGCCATGTTCTTAAACAGAAGATTTAG